AAAATTCTTTACAATTGTTATGCCAATAGTTTTAGAAAAATAATATAGTACATTAAAGAAGGAAAAATTAAATGAGTCAAGAATACGGCGCTAGTAATATTAAAGTTTTAAAAGGTCTTGAAGCTGTAAGAAAAAGACCAGGTATGTATATTGGTGATACAAACTTAAATGGTCTTCATCATATGGTATACGAAGTTGTTGATAACTCAATTGATGAAGCAATGGCTGGTTATTGTAAAAATATAAAAGTAACAATTACAAAAGATAATGTTATTAGAGTTAGTGATGATGGTAGAGGTATTCCAACTGAAATTCACAAAGGTGAAGGAATTTCAGCTGCAACAGTAGTTTTAACAGTATTACACGCAGGTGGAAAGTTTGATAAAGATACTTATAAAGTTTCAGGTGGATTACATGGAGTTGGTGTTTCAGTTGTAAATGCATTATCTAGCGAACTTAAAATGACTATTTATAGAGAAGGTAAAATTCACTATCAAGAGTTTTCAAAAGGTATTCCAAAAGCTCCTTTAGAAGTTATTGGAGATACAAGAAAAACAGGTACTACTATTGAATACTTAGCAGATGATTCAATTTTTGAAATAGCTGAATATATGTATGATACATTAGCTAAAAGATTTAGAGAAGTTGCATATTTAAATCCTTTTATTTCTATTACTTTAGAAGACGAAAGAACTAAGACAAAAGAAGTTTTCCACTTTGAGGGTGGTATTGCTCAATTTGTTACTGATTTGAACAAAGAGACTGCTTTATGTGATGCTATTTCATTCTCTGATAGAGTTGATGATGTTGAAGTTGATATTGCTTTGATGTATAACTCTTCATATACAGAAAAAACTATCTCTTTTGTAAATAATATTAGAACAATAGATGGTGGTACTCATGAAGCTGGTTTTAAAGCTGGTCTTACTAGAAGTATTGTTAAATATTTAAATAATAATGCAAATGCTAGAGAAAAAGATACAAAAATTACAGGTGATGATGTAAGAGAAGGTTTAATAGCTGTTGTTTCTGTAAAAGTTCCAGAACCACAATTTGAAGGACAAACTAAAGGTAAACTAGGTTCTTCTTATGTAAAACCTATTTCTCAAAAATTAACTGGTGAACAACTAGATAAATATTTTGAAGAAAATCCAACAGCAGCTAAATCAATAATGGATAAAGCTTTAATGGCAGCACGTGGTAGAGAAGCGGCTAAAAAAGCTAGAGATTTAACTAGAAAAAAAGATTCAATGACAGTTGGAACACTTCCTGGTAAATTAGCGGAATGTCAAAGTAAAGATCCAGCA
The window above is part of the Malaciobacter marinus genome. Proteins encoded here:
- the gyrB gene encoding DNA topoisomerase (ATP-hydrolyzing) subunit B, producing MSQEYGASNIKVLKGLEAVRKRPGMYIGDTNLNGLHHMVYEVVDNSIDEAMAGYCKNIKVTITKDNVIRVSDDGRGIPTEIHKGEGISAATVVLTVLHAGGKFDKDTYKVSGGLHGVGVSVVNALSSELKMTIYREGKIHYQEFSKGIPKAPLEVIGDTRKTGTTIEYLADDSIFEIAEYMYDTLAKRFREVAYLNPFISITLEDERTKTKEVFHFEGGIAQFVTDLNKETALCDAISFSDRVDDVEVDIALMYNSSYTEKTISFVNNIRTIDGGTHEAGFKAGLTRSIVKYLNNNANAREKDTKITGDDVREGLIAVVSVKVPEPQFEGQTKGKLGSSYVKPISQKLTGEQLDKYFEENPTAAKSIMDKALMAARGREAAKKARDLTRKKDSMTVGTLPGKLAECQSKDPAIRELYLVEGDSAGGSAKQGRDRVYQAILPLKGKILNVEKSRLDKILKSDEIRNMITALGCGIGEDFDDEKIRYHKVIIMTDADVDGSHIQTLLLTFFFRFLRPVIEKGYLFIAQPPLYRYKKGKNETYLKDDTALSIFLIENGLESYEFEGLGYNDLVDLFKTVSRYREMLLQLEKRYSLIEVLKHLIEKPDLVKLDYTALYEEVKGFLENKGYNILSKSISDSMIQLFVQTKEGLEELLIDDDLFASPYFSEATYIYSRLVQRDISMFKNDLIDELEYIEGLAKKGAYIQRYKGLGEMNPEQLWETTMIPEDRRLLRVTIEDAEVASDTFTLFMGDEVEPRRNYIEEHAKDVEHLDV